One region of Geminocystis sp. M7585_C2015_104 genomic DNA includes:
- the lipB gene encoding lipoyl(octanoyl) transferase LipB: MREGKRKIQVEDLQLIPYEEAWQYQKQLVQAKLQNPQYPDTLLLAEHPPVYTLGRGASLENLLFPPHSLPGKVYRVERGGEVTYHCPGQLVCYPILDLRMYKQDLHWYLRQLEEVVIQLLAKYGISGRRIPGLTGVWVGDEKIAAIGIKVKRWITMHGFAVNINCDLSGFDFIIPCGIKDKKVTRLSNYCPTASISQAKQQLIPIFLSLFNPQYPLVFS; this comes from the coding sequence ATGAGGGAAGGAAAAAGGAAAATACAAGTAGAGGATTTACAATTAATCCCCTATGAAGAAGCCTGGCAATACCAAAAACAACTAGTCCAGGCTAAACTCCAAAACCCGCAATACCCCGATACCCTCCTTCTCGCCGAACACCCCCCCGTCTACACCCTGGGGAGAGGTGCCAGTCTGGAGAACCTCCTTTTCCCCCCACACTCCCTCCCAGGGAAAGTCTACCGCGTGGAAAGAGGCGGCGAGGTGACCTACCACTGTCCAGGACAACTAGTATGCTACCCTATCCTGGATTTACGTATGTACAAGCAAGACCTACATTGGTACCTCCGACAACTAGAAGAGGTGGTGATCCAACTGTTGGCCAAATATGGCATCAGCGGCAGAAGAATCCCAGGTTTAACAGGCGTCTGGGTAGGGGATGAGAAAATAGCCGCTATTGGCATTAAAGTCAAACGCTGGATAACAATGCACGGTTTCGCCGTCAACATCAACTGTGACTTGTCCGGCTTTGACTTTATTATCCCCTGTGGCATCAAAGACAAAAAAGTCACCCGTCTTAGCAATTACTGCCCCACTGCTTCCATCTCCCAGGCAAAACAACAACTTATTCCTATTTTCCTGTCTCTCTTCAATCCCCAATACCCACTTGTCTTTTCTTAA